A segment of the Thermoplasmatales archaeon genome:
CCTTCGCAGCCACGCTTCCCGCTGGCCCCGCCCCCACCACAAGGCAATCAACTTTCATTTCCATATTCATTTTTCCATCGCTCCAACCGGACAGAACTTTATGCATTTTCCACAATCAATACATTTTTCATCTATCTCTATAGTAAATTCATTTAATGTTATTGCATTTGCGGGGCATATTCCAACACATCCCGCGCAATGAAGACATTTATTATTTACTCTTGGCATGCTTTTCCCTTACATGAAGAGAAGTTAGAGGAACAGAAAATCTTTTCTCTACTTCCTCGCGATAGGTTGGGCCACTATTATATGCACAGAAGGGTATTATTCTACCATCCGGAGTAACATAGTGTATTCCACATCTCATAACTCTCTCTATGTCATAATTGTATAAATCCTGAAAATGCATCGCTCCTATATATAAGCTCTGCCAGTGGAATTTTGATAAACTTTTTTTATCTCTCTTCCCTAGTATTTCTTTAATTACATCTTTTAAATTCATTCCCTCAGGCATTTCCTTCTCATCTATATACTTACTCAATTTCATTGCCTTTATCAGCTTTAACTTCTTAAACTTTGATTTTTCAATGCTCTCCGCAATCTTTCTAGCTTCTTCAAGGAAGCCATCAACTTCAACAAATTTATTTATCGGAATTATTTCATCTCCTCTTACAAATACATATGTTGCAGCCCCACAATGAGGATGAATTGTAAATTTTGCTCTCTCTTTCTTATCCAATGCATTTGCTATATCAAAAATTGGAAGCACACATGGCACACTATACCATGCATCTCTTGTTATTTTACCATCTGTATCTTCTTCAATTCTTTTTATCAAATCTGGTATAGTAAATCTCTGCTTGGCTCTCTCCTTCTCATCTATTCTTCCAGTAAAAGATACTGGCTGAAAGTTAATTCCCCTTACAACATCTATATTCTCTATTGCAAAATTTATTATTTTTATTATTTGATCGTCATTAACTCCCTTTACAATCGTTGGAACAAGGACTGTGCTTAACTTTGGCTTTGTATTTCTGCATGCCTCAATCGCCTTCTTTTTAACTTCAAAAAGTTTTCTCCCCCTTGCGGTTTCATAAACTTTCTCATCAACCCCATCAAACTGCAAATATACAGTATGCAATCCCGCATCGAGCATTTTCTGGGCAAAATCTGGCTCTTCCGCAAGCTTAACACCATTTGTAGCAACCTGAATTTGAACAAAACCAAGCCCGCTCGCATATCTTACCATATCAAGAAAATGGGGATGAATTGTTGGCTCCCCTCCTGAAAATTGCACTGCATAAGGCTTGGGCTCATTTTCCATCAGGAGGCGAAGCATGGCCGCCACCTGCTTGTAGCTCAATTCATAAACATAGCCAGATGCATTTGCATTTGCAAAGCATATTGGGCATTTAAGATTGCATCTATTGGTTATGTCAATGTTTGCAAGGATTGTAGGGGTTTTATGCTCATCACAAAGACCGCAATCAAAAGGACAGCCATCTATCGCAGGGTAGAGAGGATTTTTTAACTTTTGCTCATATGGCCAGTATTTATCCGCTTTCTCAAAAAGCTCCACATCACTCCAATAGACATCTTCAAATTTACCAT
Coding sequences within it:
- a CDS encoding radical SAM protein: MLPKNTKSLCPVCKKIVDAEIYEKNGKVIIRKNCEEHGKFEDVYWSDVELFEKADKYWPYEQKLKNPLYPAIDGCPFDCGLCDEHKTPTILANIDITNRCNLKCPICFANANASGYVYELSYKQVAAMLRLLMENEPKPYAVQFSGGEPTIHPHFLDMVRYASGLGFVQIQVATNGVKLAEEPDFAQKMLDAGLHTVYLQFDGVDEKVYETARGRKLFEVKKKAIEACRNTKPKLSTVLVPTIVKGVNDDQIIKIINFAIENIDVVRGINFQPVSFTGRIDEKERAKQRFTIPDLIKRIEEDTDGKITRDAWYSVPCVLPIFDIANALDKKERAKFTIHPHCGAATYVFVRGDEIIPINKFVEVDGFLEEARKIAESIEKSKFKKLKLIKAMKLSKYIDEKEMPEGMNLKDVIKEILGKRDKKSLSKFHWQSLYIGAMHFQDLYNYDIERVMRCGIHYVTPDGRIIPFCAYNSGPTYREEVEKRFSVPLTSLHVREKHAKSK
- a CDS encoding 4Fe-4S binding protein produces the protein MPRVNNKCLHCAGCVGICPANAITLNEFTIEIDEKCIDCGKCIKFCPVGAMEK